A part of Pararhizobium sp. A13 genomic DNA contains:
- a CDS encoding polyprenyl synthetase family protein → MSENSASFKIRLKNNAAEVEACLASILTDTAQPDEIARPEPLLAAMRHGVLNGGKRLRPFLVMESAALLGGDPEAALRVGTALECVHSYSLVHDDLPAMDDDDLRRGQPTVHIAHGEANAILAGDSLLTLAFDIIAAPETRLPDRQKTELVLALARASGVGGMAGGQALDLAAEGCALDETGITTLQAMKTGALIRFACEAGAIIAGSSDADRRLMRQYGEKIGLAFQLADDLLDLTADAETMGKATGKDAARGKGTLVALHGKDWSEAQLARLVQEAAALLEPFGERADILNETARFVANRRS, encoded by the coding sequence ATGAGCGAAAACTCCGCATCCTTCAAAATCCGCCTGAAGAACAATGCTGCAGAGGTCGAGGCCTGTCTGGCCAGTATTCTCACCGACACGGCACAACCGGATGAAATCGCCCGGCCGGAACCGCTGCTGGCGGCCATGCGCCACGGCGTGCTGAACGGCGGCAAGCGCCTGCGCCCGTTCCTGGTGATGGAAAGCGCCGCCCTTCTCGGGGGCGATCCGGAGGCCGCCTTGCGCGTCGGCACGGCATTGGAATGTGTCCACAGCTATTCGCTCGTTCATGACGATCTTCCGGCCATGGACGACGACGACCTCCGCCGTGGCCAGCCGACCGTGCACATCGCGCACGGTGAGGCGAATGCGATCCTTGCCGGCGACAGCCTGCTGACACTCGCCTTCGATATCATCGCCGCACCGGAAACACGGCTCCCCGACCGGCAGAAGACCGAGCTGGTCCTCGCATTGGCGCGCGCCTCGGGCGTCGGCGGCATGGCCGGCGGCCAGGCCCTCGACCTGGCGGCGGAAGGCTGCGCGCTCGACGAGACAGGCATCACGACGCTACAGGCGATGAAGACCGGCGCACTGATCCGCTTTGCCTGCGAGGCCGGCGCCATCATAGCCGGTAGCTCCGATGCCGATCGACGGCTGATGCGGCAATACGGCGAAAAGATCGGGCTCGCGTTCCAGCTGGCCGACGACCTACTCGACCTGACGGCCGACGCGGAGACGATGGGAAAGGCGACCGGCAAGGACGCCGCCCGCGGCAAGGGCACGCTTGTTGCCCTGCATGGGAAGGACTGGAGCGAGGCCCAGCTCGCCCGGCTGGTGCAGGAGGCTGCCGCACTGCTTGAACCATTCGGTGAGCGTGCGGACATTCTCAACGAAACGGCCCGTTTCGTCGCCAATCGCAGGAGCTGA
- the hisC gene encoding histidinol-phosphate transaminase, whose translation MSKFWSPIVGTLKPYTAGEQPRIANMVKLNTNENPYGPSPRAIAAMQAAVADTLKLYPDPSARALREAIAREYGVSPDEVFVGNGSDEVLAHAFVALLKHEKPLLYPDITYSFYPTYCRLFGIEAVEVPLNDDFCIDFGDYDRPCGAIILPNPNAPTGIGLPLSAIGTLLAAHPEQPVVIDEAYIDFGGESAIPLTRKYDNLLVVHTLSKSRSLAGLRVGYAIGQRPLIDALERVKDSFNSYPLDRIAQAGATAAIEDTAWFDETRHAVIASRDRISGALRQRGFEVLPSQANFVFARHPDHSGEALAKGLRARAVLVRHFAKPRISDFLRITIGTPEQCDALIAALEDIL comes from the coding sequence ATGAGCAAGTTCTGGTCGCCGATTGTCGGCACGCTGAAGCCCTATACGGCAGGCGAGCAGCCGCGCATCGCAAACATGGTCAAGCTCAACACCAACGAAAACCCCTATGGTCCGTCGCCCAGGGCGATCGCCGCCATGCAGGCGGCCGTGGCCGATACGCTGAAGCTCTATCCGGACCCGAGCGCGCGTGCGCTGCGCGAAGCGATCGCCAGGGAATACGGCGTTTCGCCGGACGAAGTCTTTGTCGGCAACGGTTCCGACGAGGTCCTGGCACATGCCTTCGTGGCGCTTCTCAAGCACGAGAAGCCGCTGCTCTATCCCGACATTACCTACAGTTTCTACCCGACCTATTGCCGCCTGTTCGGCATCGAGGCCGTGGAAGTCCCGCTGAACGACGATTTCTGTATCGACTTCGGCGACTATGACCGGCCCTGCGGCGCGATCATCCTGCCGAATCCGAATGCGCCCACCGGCATCGGCCTGCCGCTGTCGGCGATCGGGACCCTTCTTGCAGCGCATCCCGAGCAGCCGGTCGTGATCGACGAAGCCTATATCGACTTCGGCGGCGAGAGTGCGATCCCTCTCACCCGGAAATACGACAATCTGCTGGTCGTCCACACCTTGTCCAAGTCGCGCTCGCTGGCGGGCCTGCGCGTCGGCTATGCCATCGGCCAGCGGCCACTGATCGATGCGCTGGAGCGCGTGAAGGACAGTTTCAACTCCTATCCGCTGGACCGCATCGCACAGGCTGGCGCCACCGCCGCCATAGAAGACACCGCATGGTTCGACGAAACACGCCATGCCGTCATCGCCTCGCGCGACCGCATCTCCGGTGCACTGCGCCAGCGGGGCTTCGAGGTGCTCCCTTCGCAAGCCAACTTCGTGTTTGCCCGTCACCCGGACCACAGCGGCGAGGCACTGGCAAAGGGCCTGCGCGCGCGGGCGGTGCTCGTGCGCCACTTCGCCAAGCCGCGTATTTCCGATTTCCTGCGCATCACGATCGGCACGCCGGAGCAGTGCGACGCACTCATTGCGGCACTGGAAGACATTCTCTGA
- a CDS encoding LysE family translocator has protein sequence MSSLMPYLPQLMVAWGAYIIATASPGPAIVSIISTAISHGRNAGLALAFGVLTGSYTWAMLAAAGLSALIRTYGNALFVLKIAGGLYLLWLAFKALKAAMRKEADSILLLEKQSPSLRRLYLKGLGIHLTNPKAIFSWLTLVSLGTPQDAPHVMPVLIGGCMVLGVVIFVGFALLFSIEPVHRGYRKARRGIEAAMAGFFAFAGFKLLTARL, from the coding sequence ATGTCTTCCCTCATGCCCTACTTGCCACAACTCATGGTCGCCTGGGGCGCATACATCATCGCCACGGCTTCACCCGGACCGGCGATCGTTTCCATCATTTCCACCGCGATCAGCCATGGCCGCAATGCCGGTCTTGCGCTCGCCTTCGGCGTTCTGACAGGGTCCTATACTTGGGCGATGCTGGCGGCAGCCGGGCTCTCTGCGCTGATCAGAACCTATGGGAATGCCTTGTTCGTCCTGAAAATCGCGGGCGGGCTCTATTTGCTCTGGCTGGCCTTCAAGGCTTTGAAGGCTGCGATGCGGAAGGAAGCCGACAGCATACTTCTGCTGGAGAAGCAGTCACCCTCGCTGCGCCGCCTCTACCTCAAGGGCCTCGGCATTCACCTGACGAACCCGAAGGCGATCTTTTCCTGGCTCACGCTGGTTTCGCTCGGCACACCGCAGGACGCGCCGCATGTCATGCCCGTCCTGATCGGCGGATGCATGGTGCTCGGCGTCGTCATCTTCGTGGGCTTTGCGCTGCTGTTTTCCATCGAACCGGTGCACCGCGGCTACAGGAAGGCGCGCCGCGGGATCGAAGCGGCCATGGCCGGCTTCTTTGCCTTTGCGGGATTCAAGCTTCTGACGGCACGGCTGTAG
- the ispG gene encoding flavodoxin-dependent (E)-4-hydroxy-3-methylbut-2-enyl-diphosphate synthase has protein sequence MSSAFDFDPQPRRASVAVDVGGVIVGGAAPVIVQSMTNTDTADVDATVAQVAALHRAGSELVRITVDRDESAAAVPKIRERLERLGLDVPLIGDFHYIGHKLLADHPACAEALAKYRINPGNVGFKDKKDKQFAAIIERAIEFNKPVRIGVNWGSLDQELLTRMMDDNQAKGFPLTASQVMRETIVQSALISAELAEEIGLPRNRIILSAKVSNVQDLIAVYAMLATRSDHALHLGLTEAGMGSKGIVASAASLGILMQQGIGDTIRISLTPEPGGDRTREVQVAQELLQVMGFRQFIPVVAACPGCGRTTSTVFQELARKIEDDIRRNMPVWREKYPGVEGLKVAVMGCIVNGPGESKHADIGISLPGTGELPAAPVYIDGKKAMTIRGTNIAGDFEALVADYIEKRFGRGQAAAE, from the coding sequence ATGTCTTCCGCCTTCGATTTTGATCCGCAGCCGCGCCGCGCCTCCGTTGCCGTCGATGTCGGTGGAGTGATCGTCGGGGGAGCTGCACCCGTCATCGTGCAGTCGATGACCAATACCGACACGGCCGACGTCGACGCCACCGTTGCGCAGGTCGCGGCGCTGCATCGTGCCGGCTCCGAACTGGTGCGCATCACCGTCGACCGTGACGAAAGCGCTGCCGCCGTGCCGAAGATCCGCGAGCGGCTCGAGCGCCTCGGTCTTGACGTGCCGCTGATCGGCGATTTCCATTATATCGGCCACAAGCTGCTCGCCGACCATCCGGCTTGCGCCGAGGCGCTGGCGAAATACCGCATCAATCCCGGCAATGTCGGTTTCAAGGACAAGAAGGACAAGCAGTTCGCCGCCATCATCGAACGCGCCATCGAATTCAACAAGCCGGTGCGCATCGGCGTCAACTGGGGCTCGCTTGATCAGGAACTGCTGACGCGGATGATGGACGACAACCAGGCCAAGGGATTTCCGCTCACCGCCAGCCAAGTCATGCGCGAAACCATCGTCCAGTCGGCGCTGATCTCGGCGGAACTGGCGGAAGAAATCGGCCTGCCGCGCAACCGCATCATCCTCTCGGCCAAGGTCTCGAACGTGCAGGACCTGATCGCCGTCTATGCGATGCTGGCGACACGTTCCGACCATGCGCTGCATCTCGGCCTCACCGAAGCCGGCATGGGGTCCAAGGGCATCGTTGCGTCTGCCGCCTCGCTCGGCATCCTGATGCAGCAGGGGATCGGCGATACGATCCGCATTTCGCTCACCCCCGAGCCCGGCGGCGACCGCACCCGCGAGGTGCAGGTGGCGCAGGAACTGTTGCAGGTCATGGGCTTCCGGCAGTTCATCCCGGTCGTTGCCGCCTGTCCCGGCTGTGGCCGGACGACCTCGACGGTGTTCCAGGAACTTGCCCGAAAGATCGAGGACGATATCCGCCGCAACATGCCGGTCTGGCGCGAGAAATATCCGGGCGTCGAAGGCCTGAAGGTCGCGGTCATGGGCTGCATCGTCAACGGCCCGGGCGAAAGCAAACATGCCGATATCGGCATCTCGCTGCCCGGCACCGGCGAGCTTCCGGCAGCCCCGGTCTATATCGACGGCAAGAAGGCGATGACGATCCGCGGCACCAATATCGCCGGCGATTTCGAAGCGCTCGTCGCCGACTATATCGAGAAGCGCTTCGGCCGGGGCCAGGCGGCGGCCGAGTAG
- a CDS encoding MFS transporter, whose translation MDQRNLLQPQAAVRSGYMPKTRLAVSLLFLMNGFVTGSWAPKIPEFKERLGIGESVLGLLILAFGIGSLVLMPIAGGFIARLGSQKVVKVTAIILSPLLLLLTLLPNVWTAVIGMFLLGGFVGAMDVAMNANAVEVEKSMRRAIMSSCHAYWSLGGLIGSASGGVIMAQFGVLPHAILVTLFCLVVLAVAWPMILHDRPHPDVAKEKLRLPMTPLPWLVGLVALFSMVPEGSVLDWGALYLRNELGASVALSGFGFAAFSATMAIMRFAGDHVRDRFGGVTTLRVCTLAALVGLVLAGLAPNAPLAIFGFALAGVGISNMVPIAFSAAGNMPGLAPGIGLSVATFMGYSGMLFAPSLIGFIAEHTGFSIIFTCIPALFIVVLLLSHHAVHADPKGHD comes from the coding sequence ATGGATCAACGCAACCTCCTCCAGCCGCAGGCCGCCGTTCGGTCAGGCTATATGCCGAAAACCCGCCTGGCCGTGTCGCTGCTGTTTCTGATGAACGGTTTCGTCACCGGCAGCTGGGCGCCGAAGATTCCGGAATTCAAGGAGCGGCTGGGCATCGGCGAGAGCGTGCTTGGCTTGCTGATTCTCGCTTTCGGCATCGGTTCGCTGGTACTGATGCCGATCGCCGGCGGCTTCATTGCCCGGCTCGGCTCGCAGAAGGTGGTGAAGGTCACGGCTATCATCCTGTCGCCGCTTCTCCTGCTCCTGACGCTGCTGCCGAATGTCTGGACGGCGGTGATCGGCATGTTCCTGCTCGGCGGCTTCGTCGGCGCCATGGATGTGGCGATGAATGCCAATGCGGTCGAAGTCGAGAAGTCGATGCGCCGGGCAATCATGTCGTCCTGCCACGCCTATTGGAGCCTTGGCGGTCTCATCGGATCGGCAAGTGGCGGTGTCATCATGGCGCAATTTGGCGTGCTGCCGCACGCGATTCTCGTCACGCTGTTCTGCCTTGTGGTGCTCGCCGTCGCCTGGCCGATGATTCTCCACGACCGGCCGCATCCCGATGTGGCCAAGGAGAAACTGCGCCTGCCGATGACGCCGCTGCCCTGGCTGGTCGGTCTCGTGGCGCTGTTCTCGATGGTGCCGGAGGGAAGCGTGCTGGATTGGGGCGCGCTTTACCTGCGCAACGAACTCGGTGCCTCGGTCGCCCTGTCCGGCTTCGGCTTTGCCGCCTTTTCGGCGACCATGGCGATCATGCGCTTTGCCGGTGACCACGTGCGCGACCGCTTCGGCGGCGTGACGACGCTGCGCGTCTGCACGCTGGCGGCGCTGGTCGGCCTCGTCCTTGCCGGTCTTGCGCCGAATGCGCCGCTGGCCATTTTCGGCTTTGCGCTGGCTGGCGTCGGCATTTCCAACATGGTGCCGATCGCCTTTTCCGCCGCCGGCAACATGCCGGGCCTGGCGCCGGGCATCGGGCTGTCGGTCGCCACCTTCATGGGCTATTCCGGCATGCTGTTTGCCCCGTCGCTGATCGGCTTCATCGCCGAGCACACCGGTTTTTCGATCATCTTCACCTGCATTCCGGCCTTGTTCATCGTGGTGCTTCTCTTGTCGCATCATGCGGTTCACGCCGATCCGAAGGGGCACGACTGA
- a CDS encoding VOC family protein: MRIAHIALWTADLDGLCRFWAETFGAVVGDLYKSARRPGFCSRFLTLKDGPSIEVMQGPWIAREVLEERQGYAHLALSLGSREAVDAMAAQAAASGILISPARMTGDGFYEAVLRDPDGNLIEITV, from the coding sequence ATGAGGATCGCGCATATCGCTCTTTGGACCGCCGACCTCGATGGCCTCTGCCGTTTCTGGGCCGAGACGTTTGGCGCGGTCGTGGGTGATCTCTACAAGAGCGCCCGCCGCCCCGGCTTTTGCTCGCGCTTCCTGACGCTGAAGGACGGCCCCTCGATCGAGGTGATGCAGGGGCCCTGGATCGCGCGAGAGGTGCTGGAAGAACGGCAGGGCTACGCCCATCTCGCCCTGTCGCTCGGCAGCCGCGAGGCGGTGGATGCAATGGCGGCGCAGGCGGCGGCTTCAGGAATTCTCATCTCTCCCGCCCGCATGACGGGTGATGGCTTCTACGAGGCGGTCCTCAGGGACCCCGACGGCAATCTCATTGAAATCACGGTTTGA
- a CDS encoding DeoR/GlpR family DNA-binding transcription regulator codes for MQAELLLQQRQRLIQDRLRASGRVLAVDLAQEFNVSEDTIRRDLRELAAAGLCERVYGGALPVSPGSTTLAQRVGEAPERKAALAAAALAFIKPGMTVFFDAGSTNLAIAEALPSDLELTAVTNTPLIAAALMDKPGIDLIVIGGKIDRRVGAAIGARAQRDIETLRPDLCILGACGADIDAGLTVFEYEDAEFKRLVALSSASVLAAITNDKFGTSAPHRVIAARRCSALVVEHDAPAAAVRCYEEAGIAIAHARKAKA; via the coding sequence ATGCAGGCAGAACTGCTTCTTCAACAACGTCAACGGCTGATCCAGGACCGCCTGCGGGCGTCCGGCCGGGTGCTGGCTGTCGATCTCGCGCAGGAATTCAACGTCTCCGAGGATACGATTCGCCGCGATCTGCGTGAGCTTGCTGCCGCAGGGCTTTGCGAGCGAGTCTATGGCGGCGCGCTGCCGGTCTCGCCCGGCAGCACGACCCTTGCCCAGCGTGTCGGCGAGGCGCCCGAGCGCAAGGCAGCACTTGCCGCTGCCGCCCTTGCCTTCATCAAACCGGGAATGACGGTCTTCTTCGATGCTGGTTCGACCAATCTAGCGATCGCAGAGGCTCTTCCGAGCGATCTGGAGCTGACGGCGGTAACGAACACGCCGTTGATTGCCGCCGCGCTGATGGACAAGCCCGGGATCGATCTGATTGTCATCGGCGGCAAGATCGACAGGCGTGTGGGCGCCGCGATCGGCGCCAGGGCGCAGCGCGACATCGAGACGCTGCGACCCGATCTCTGCATTCTCGGCGCCTGTGGCGCCGATATCGACGCCGGACTGACCGTCTTCGAATACGAGGATGCCGAGTTCAAGCGGCTTGTGGCGCTGAGCAGCGCATCTGTGCTGGCGGCAATCACCAACGACAAATTCGGGACCTCGGCGCCGCATCGGGTCATCGCCGCACGTCGCTGCTCGGCACTTGTCGTCGAGCATGATGCGCCGGCGGCCGCTGTCCGTTGCTACGAAGAGGCCGGGATCGCCATCGCACACGCGCGAAAGGCCAAGGCATGA
- a CDS encoding amino acid ABC transporter substrate-binding protein, translated as MKWVHTLLAAAAIAQLVSIAPAFAGENLEAVKSAGALKIGTEGTYAPFTYHDESGKLVGFDVEIGEAVANKLGVKAEFLEGKWDGLIAGLDANRYDTVINQVGITEERKKKYDFSEPYIASKAVLIVKAENEEIKDFPDLTGKKAAQSLTSNFGKLAEASGAELVGTDGFDQSIQLVLTGRADATINDSLSFLDFKKHKPDAPVKIAAEQANADYSGIIIRKGEPELLDAINKALAEIKADGTYDAISKKYFGADVSK; from the coding sequence ATGAAATGGGTTCACACACTTCTCGCCGCCGCCGCCATCGCGCAGCTGGTTTCGATCGCTCCGGCCTTTGCCGGCGAAAACCTCGAGGCCGTCAAGTCGGCCGGGGCGCTGAAGATCGGCACGGAAGGCACCTACGCACCCTTCACCTATCACGACGAAAGCGGCAAGCTCGTCGGCTTCGACGTCGAGATCGGTGAAGCCGTCGCCAACAAGCTGGGCGTCAAGGCAGAGTTCCTCGAAGGCAAGTGGGACGGGCTGATCGCCGGCCTCGATGCCAATCGCTACGACACCGTCATTAACCAGGTCGGCATCACCGAGGAGCGCAAGAAGAAGTACGATTTCTCCGAGCCTTACATCGCCTCCAAGGCCGTTCTGATCGTCAAGGCCGAGAATGAGGAGATCAAGGATTTCCCGGACCTCACGGGCAAGAAGGCCGCGCAGTCGCTGACAAGCAACTTCGGCAAGCTGGCTGAGGCCTCCGGCGCCGAACTCGTCGGCACCGATGGCTTCGATCAGTCGATCCAGCTTGTCCTGACCGGCCGCGCCGATGCGACGATCAACGACAGCCTGTCCTTCCTCGATTTCAAGAAGCACAAGCCGGATGCGCCGGTGAAGATCGCCGCCGAGCAGGCGAATGCCGACTATTCCGGCATCATCATCCGCAAGGGCGAGCCGGAGCTTCTGGACGCGATCAACAAGGCGCTGGCCGAGATCAAGGCGGACGGCACCTATGACGCGATTTCAAAAAAGTATTTCGGCGCCGACGTTTCGAAGTAA